Sequence from the Bacteroidota bacterium genome:
AACAATGAATTTTCTGAACTTCATAATAATAGAATTTTGATGACCAAGTAAAATTAAATAAAATATTTCATCGACGAACGAAAAAAATGTTAACATCGGCTGCGTTTTTCAGCAGACGTTTTTTAGTGTGTTGCCTACAGTGTGAACCAAACAACGCATGCTGTCCGTTATTTTCAGAGCGGTTAATTCCGGAAAATTCCACTATATTTGTTGTAAGAACTAAATTATTTTCCGTTATGAAAAAACAGATTTCCTTTTTATTTATCATCGGTTTACTTTGTGCAGGCAGCTTGTTACGCGCACAAAATATTAATTATTCGGCACGTTGTGTGGCAACAAAAATGAAAAATAATTGTGATGCCACGACCAATGAAGAGGGTCGCTTCAGCGTTCAGATAAGCGATAATCTGGATTTCGCGCTTTGGTATAAAGCAGGCGATGGCACCGGCAATATGAGTAAGTGCCTTATGTGTGATGGAGACGCAAATACCACAAACGGTTATACCTGCACATGGAATATTTTGCTGGTCAGCAAAACAGATGTCAGTGTTAATACCCTGAGAATGTCGTTTCGTGCCAGTGAGGATGATGCTACATTTTCTAATGTTAATGACTGGTGGATGGATGATGATTGTACCTATACTCTGAACGGGCAGGATGTATTGCTTTCGACGCTCACTGCAGGTGTTGATAATGATATTGTTGTAGGTCAGAATACCGACCCCCAATGGTATGTTACATACCGGATAAACTGGGATTATGTTGCGGTTCAGACACCGCCGCCGCCGACAGCTCTGCAGAATCCGGCCTGTGTGAATACCATGCTTCCGGCAATTGCATCAACCCAGAATGATGTAACCTGGTACTGGCAGGGAACGAATCCGAATGGCACAAGTACCGCCAATCCTTCTACTACGGCATTTCCGGTAAGCGTGAGCGGGGTTTACTATCTGCGTGCACAGGGAAATACAAATAGTGTATGGTCGCAGTATTCATCCAACGTTTATGTTGAGGTACAAACACCTTCGGTTGACCCTACCGGCATCAACATCACGAATAATAATACACCTGCCGGAACTGTAAAAACACTCACACCTGTTGGCGGAACACTTGGAACCGGCGCTGTTTGGGCATGGTATGCCGATGCAGGATTTACAGCATTGATTGATACGGGTAATTTTTTAAATGTAGACCCATTGGTGCCCACTACATACTGGCTGCGCGCAGAGAGCGATTGCGACACATCTTTATCGGCTTCTGCAACTGTATTAGTAAATACGTCGGGTTTGCAGGAAGCATCTGCCGATGGCGAAACTGTTGTCATTTATCCGAATCCCGCCGAGGACCTTTTATTTTTGGAAACAACGAAGCCGTTTAACACCGTGGATAATGCCATAATTTCCATTTATGATCTGACAGGCAAACAGGTGTTCAGTACTTCGTATTCGGGAAGTCGCACTCAGCTTGATATTGCCGATTATAAACAAGGTTTCTACATCTTGAATTTCAAATCTG
This genomic interval carries:
- a CDS encoding T9SS type A sorting domain-containing protein, with the translated sequence MKKQISFLFIIGLLCAGSLLRAQNINYSARCVATKMKNNCDATTNEEGRFSVQISDNLDFALWYKAGDGTGNMSKCLMCDGDANTTNGYTCTWNILLVSKTDVSVNTLRMSFRASEDDATFSNVNDWWMDDDCTYTLNGQDVLLSTLTAGVDNDIVVGQNTDPQWYVTYRINWDYVAVQTPPPPTALQNPACVNTMLPAIASTQNDVTWYWQGTNPNGTSTANPSTTAFPVSVSGVYYLRAQGNTNSVWSQYSSNVYVEVQTPSVDPTGINITNNNTPAGTVKTLTPVGGTLGTGAVWAWYADAGFTALIDTGNFLNVDPLVPTTYWLRAESDCDTSLSASATVLVNTSGLQEASADGETVVIYPNPAEDLLFLETTKPFNTVDNAIISIYDLTGKQVFSTSYSGSRTQLDIADYKQGFYILNFKSAGGEMHFKFVKK